A stretch of DNA from Roseovarius sp. M141:
GGGCGTCGCGCGTCTGAATGCAGTGCTGGAGACGGATCTGCCCAACCGCACCATCCGCGTCGGATCGGGCCGCACGAACCTGAGCGTGACTGGCGCCGTCGAGGCGGATGGGTTCTTCTACGCGCCCGACCCCAGCAGCCAGCTGGCCTGTGCCATTGCGGGCAACATCGCGATGAATTCGGGCGGCGCGCATTGCCTCAAATACGGCGTGACGACCAACAACCTGCTGGGCGTGACACTGGTGACGATGGACGGCACGGTGCATGACATCGGCGGAGCGTACATGGATGCCGGGGGGCTGGACCTGCTGGCGCTGATTTGCGGCAGCGAGGGGCAGCTGGGAGTCGTGACCGAGGCGACCTTGCGCATCCTGCCCAAGCCCGAGGGCGCGCGCCCGGTGCTGATCGGATATGACAGCAGCGAGGTGGCGGGCGCCTGCGTGTCCGACATCATCAAGGCCGGCGTTCTGCCCGTCGCCATCGAATTCATGGACAGCCCCTGCATCCGCGCGACCGAGGCGTTCGCCCATGCCGGATACCCCGATTGCGAGGCGCTGCTGATCGTCGAGGTCGAGGGAAGCCCGGCCGAGATCGACGAGCAGCTTGAGATCATCCTTGAGATCGCGCGTCGCCATGACCCCGTCGAACTGCGCGAAAGCGCCTCGGCTGAGGAAAGCGCGCGCATCTGGCTGGGGCGCAAATCCGCGTTTGGTGCGATGGGGCAGATGGGGGATTACATGTGTCTGGACGGGACCATTCCGGTCAGCCAGCTGCCGTTCGTTCTGCGCCGGATTGGCGAGCTGAGCGATGAGTTCGGGCTAAAGGTGGGCAACGTGTTTCATGCCGGGGACGGCAACATGCACCCGCTGATCATCTACGATGCCAACACGCCCGGCCAGTTGGAAAAATGCGAGGCGTTTGGGGCGGAAATCCTGAAGCTGTGCGTTGAGGTGGGTGGTTGCCTGACCGGCGAACATGGGGTCGGAATCGAGAAGCGCGATCTGATGAAGTATCAATACGCGCCCGAGGATCTGGACATGCAGATGGCGGTCAAGGATGTGTTCGACCCCGGCTGGCTGCTGAACCCGGCCAAGGTGTTTCCGCTCGCGCAAAGTGCTGCGCGGCGGATGGCGGCGCAGTAGGATCCGGGGGCGGCGCGTGTGGTAAGTTCTGATTGGATATTTAAGGCAAGAAGAAAGTGATGCGTCCGGAAACTGAACAGGAGCTTGCGCAGATGGTCGCCGGTGCCGCTGGGCCATTGCGCATCGTTGGCGGCGGCACGCGCAGCTATGGCTTGGCGCAGGGCGAGGTGCTGTCGACTGCCGGGCTGAGCGGTGTGACGCTGTACGAGCCGGGGGCGCTGACGCTGGTGGCGCGCGCAGGCACACCGCTGGCCGAGGTCGAGGCGCTGCTGGCGCGCGAGGGGCAGTGCCTGCCGTTCGAGCCGATGGATCATCGCGTGCTGCTGGGGGGGGAGGGCATGCCGACCATCGGGGGCGTGGTGGCGGGCAATGTTTCCGGCCCGCGGCGTATTTCGGTCGGGGCGTGCCGTGATTTTCTGCTGGGCGTGCGGTTTGTCGATGGCATGGGCCGCGTGCTGAAGAATGGCGGGCGCGTGATGAAGAACGTTACCGGCTATGATTTGGCCCGGCTGATGGCGGGCAGCCATGGCACGCTGGGCGTGTTGAGCGAGGTGTCGCTGAAGGTGCTGCCGGTGGCGCGCGCGTCCGCGACTCTGGCGTTGGACGGGCTGGAGCCTGCGCGCGCCGTTGCGGCCCTGTCGCGCGCGCTGGGATCGCCCTATGAGGTGTCGGGGGCAACCCATGTCGTGGCCGGAGCGGCGCGCACCCTGCTGAGGCTGGAGGGGTTTGCGGCGTCGGTCGCCTATCGCGCCGAGCGTCTGAGCAGCCTGCTGGCCGAATTTGGTGACTGGCAGGTTTTGGCGGATGCCGGGGATGTCTGGCGCGATGTGCGCGATGTCGCTGCGCTGCAGGGGGCTGGGGATGTGTGGCGCCTGTCCACGCGTCCCTCGGATGCACCGGCGCTGGCCGCGTGCGTGCCGGGCGCCGATGCTGTGTTTGACTGGGGCGGCGGTCTGATTTGGCTGCGCGTGCCGGAGGGGACGGATCTGCGCGCGGAATTGTGCCGGTTTGATGGCCATGCAACGCTGGTGCGCGCATCTCCTGAGACCAAGCTGCGGCTGGGCGTTTTCCCCCGGTCGGCGGCACCCCTTGCGGCGATTGAGGCAGGCTTGCGCGCGCGGTTCGATCCGCGAGGGATCTTTACCCCGGGGCTGATGGCGCCGGGCGGCAGGGGGATCTGATGCAAACCCATTTCACGCCCGAGCAATTGGCCGATCCCGATACCGAACGGTCGAACGCGATCCTGCGCGCCTGCGTGCATTGCGGGTTCTGTACGGCAACCTGCCCGACATATCAGGTGCTTGGTGATGAGCTGGACAGCCCGCGCGGCCGTATCTACCTGATCAAGGACATGCTGGAGAATGACCGCATACCGGACGCCAGGACGGTGCTGCATATCGACCGCTGCCTGTCCTGCCTGGCCTGCATGACGACCTGTCCGTCGGGTGTGCATTACATGCATCTGGTCGATCACGCGCGCGCCTATATCGAAGAGCGCTACAAGCGTCCTTTGGGCGAGCGCGCGCTGCGCTGGATGCTGGCGCGGATACTACCCTATCCGATGCGCTTTCGCCTTGCCCTGCTGGGGGCCAAGGCGGCGCGCCCCTTTGCGCGGCTGATGCCCGATGCGCGGCTGCGCGCGATGCTGGAGATGGCCCCAGAGCAGATTCCACCGGTCAGCCGCAACGACGATCCGCAGAGCTTTGCGCCCGCCGCGCCGCGCCGCAAGCGCGTCGCGCTGATGACGGGTTGCGCGCAGAAGGCGCTGAATACGGATATCAACGATGCCACCATCCGCCTGCTGACGCGGCTGGGCTGCGAAGTGGTGGTGGCCAAGGGGGCCGGATGCTGCGGTGCGCTGGTGCATCACATGGGCAAGACCGGTGAAAGCCACGCGGCGGCGGCCAGCAACATTCGCGCGTGGAGCGCCGAGATGAATGGCGGTGGCCTTGATGCCATTGTCATCAACACCTCGGGCTGCGGCACGACGGTCAAGGATTACGGGCACATGTTGCGCGATGATGCGCTGGCCGTGGATGCCGCGCGGGTGTCGGCGCGGGCGATGGACGTGACCGAGCTGCTGGCCCAACTGGACCTGCCCGAAGGCGCGCCAAAGGGGCTGACAGTGGCCTATCATGCCGCCTGTTCGCTGCAACATGGCCAGCAGATCAAGACCTTGCCCAAGGATCTGCTGAAGCGCGCGGGCTTTGCAGTGGTCGAGCCCAGCGATAGCCATCTGTGCTGTGGGTCGGCCGGAACCTACAACCTGATGCAGCCCGAGATTTCGCGCCAGTTGAAGGACCGCAAGATCCAGACGCTGGAGGCGCGGGCGCCCGATATCATCGCAGCTGGTAATATCGGTTGCATGATGCAGATCGGCAGCGGCACGGATGTGCCGGTCGTGCACACGGTCGAACTGCTGGACTGGGCAACTGGCGGTCCGGTGCCGCCCAGCCTGGCGGGGCGCGTGCGTGTCACGCCGGATGCCTGAATTTTACCTCAGAGCGTCGGTAGCCGAATCTGCCCGACCTTTACATGATCGGAGACATGCATGCCGCGCCATTTGTTGACGGTCATCATGCTGGCCCTGACCTGGGCCGTCCTGACGGTGCCTGCCGCGCAAGCGCAGGACACCGGGCTGAGGCGGCTCGATACCGGCGATGACGGGCGCGGCTGGGAGGGTGTGGGCCGTCTGGACCTTGCCGGGCGCGGGTTTTGCACCGGGGCGCTGATTGCGCCCGATCTGGTGCTGACGGCGGCGCATTGCCTTTATGACAAGGCGACGGGCGCGCGGCTGGAGGATGAGAAGATCGAGTTTCTGGCCGGTTGGCGCAATGGCCACGCCTCGGCCTATCGCTGGGTCAGGCGGGCGGTGGTGCATCCGTCCTACGCCTTTGGCGGGGTCGCGGCTGCCTCGCGCGTGCGCGACGACGTCGCCCTGCTGGAGTTGCGGCACCCCATCCGCAACGCGCGCGTTGTGCCCTTCGGCACCGACAAACGGCCCCGGACCGGGCAGCGCGTCGGCGTCGTCAGCTATGCGCGCGGTCGCGCGGATGTGCCTTCGTTGCAAGAGGTTTGCGATGTGATGGCCAATCAGGAAGGCGTTCTGGTGATGTCGTGTGACGTGGATTTCGGCAGCTCTGGCGCGCCCATCTTTACGTTTGACGGCGGTGCGCCGCGTGTCGTGTCGGTCGTGTCGGCCATGGCTGATGTGGATGGGCAGAAGGTATCGCTGGGCACCCAGCTGGAACTGCCGCTGAAGGTTCTGCGGGCCGAACTGGCCTCGGGCGGGGTCATGCGCGCGGGCAGCCGACCCTACATGGCGGCTGTCGCCCAGCCGCGCCGGACCGGCGCGAAATTCGCCAAGCCATAAGGCGCTTGGCCGGGCCTTGAAACGGCCGCGCCGCTTACCCAGATATCTAGAGCCGGACGCCGCAAGGGTCCGCGCAAAGGCCGCCTGTCCCATGAGGGAAGGCATAACATACTGTTATCGCTCAATGGAGGATGACCCATGCGAAACTTTGACTTGGCCCCGCTTTATCGGGCCACTGTTGGCTTTGACCAGATCGCGGACATGATGGACCGTGTCCTGACCAGTGATGTCGCACAGCCGACCTACCCCCCTTATAACATCGAAAAGACTGCGGACGACGGATGGCGTATTTCAATTGCCGTGGCAGGCTTTGCCGAGGATGATCTGTCGGTCGAGCTGCGCGAGGGCGCGCTGATCGTTTCGGCCCAGAAGGCAGATGACGGCGAAGAGCGCACATATCTGCATCGCGGTATCGCGACCCGCGCGTTCGAGCGGCGCTTTCAGCTGGCCGACCATGTCCGCGTGACCGGCGCGGCCCATGCCGATGGTATGCTGCATGTCGATCTGGTGCGCGAAGTGCCCGAGGCGCTGAAACCCCGCCGCATCGCGATCGAAAGCCGCAGCGCCAGCAACAAGGACGTTCTTGACACCAAAGCGGTGAACTAGGACGAAAACGCCCCGCCGGATTTCCGGCGGGGCGTATTTGTCAGCATCAGCTGTCTGAGGCTCAGACCGACATGCAGATGTATTTCATCTCCAGATAATCGTCGATGCCGTGGTGGCTGCCTTCGCGGCCAAGGCCGGATTGCTTGACCCCGCCGAACGGGGCCAGCTCGGTCGAGATGATGCCGGTGTTCACGCCGACGATGCCATATTCCAGCGCCTCGGCCACCTTGTAGACGCGGGAAAGATCCTTGGCGTAGAAATAGCTGGCAAGGCCGAATATCGTGTCGTTGGCCATCGCGATGACATCATCCACATCATCGAACTTGAACAGCGGCGCGAGGGGGCCGAATGTCTCGTCCGTGGCGAACTGCATGTCCTGCGTGGCGCCGGTGATGATGGTGGGGGGCAGGAAGTGGCCGTCGCCGTCGGTCGGCTCGCCGCCGCCCAGGATGACTTTGCCGCCCTTGGATTTGGCGTCGGCGACATGCTCCTGCACCTTCGTGATCGCGTCTGCATTGATGAGCGGGCCGAGGGTGACACCCTCATCCAGACCGTCGCCCATCTTCAGCTTTTCGGTCGCCGCCTTCAGCTTTTCCGCGAAAGTGTCGTAGACGCCTGCCTGCACGTAGATCCGATTGGCGCAGACGCAGGTCTGGCCGTTGTTGCGGAACTTGGACATGATGGCGCCTTCGACGGCGGCATCCAGATCGGCGTCGTCAAACACGATGAAGGGTGCGTTGCCGCCCAGCTCCATCGAGCATTTCATGACCTGATCGGCGGCCTGTTTCAGCAGGATGCGGCCCACTTCGGTGCTGCCGGTGAAGGTCAGTTTACGCACGGCGGGGTTCTCGCAGAACTCCTTGCCAATCTCGGACGAGCTGGAGGAGGTGACGATGTTGAACACGCCCGCCGGGATGCCGGCCCGTTCGGCCAGAACGCCCATGGCGGTGGCGCTCAGCGGGGTTTCCTTGGCCGGGCGCCCGACGAATGCGCAGCCCGCGGCCAGCGCCGGGGCGGCCTTGCGGGTGATCATCGCGTTGGGAAAGTTCCACGGCGTGATCGAGGCGGCGACGCCGATCGGCTGCTTGATCACGTTGATGCGCTTGTCGCGCTGGTGGCCGGGGATGATCTCGCCGTAGACGCGCTTGGCCTCTTCGGCGAAGAATTCGATGAAGGACGCGCCATAGGCGACCTCGCCCTTGGCTTCGGCCAGCGGCTTGCCCTGCTCGGCGGTCAGGATGATGCCCAGATCGTGCTGGTGCTCCATCATCAGATCGAACCATTTGCGCATCACGCCTGCGCGCTCCTTGCCGGTCCACTTGGCCCATTCTTTCTGGGCCTTCTCGGCGGCGGCGATGGCCTGAGCCACCTGATCACGGCTGAGGTCCGCCATTTGCGCGATGACGTCGCCGCGCGCGGGGTTTTTCACGTCGAACGTCTTGTCGCCGCTGACCCATTCGCCGTTCACATAGGATTTGTCGGCCAGCAGGCTGGGATCCTTGAGCAGGGATTTGAGATCGGTCTTGCTCATGTCATGCATCCTTTCGGGTTGAATTTGCGACGAGGCAAAGCATCTTGCGCCCGTTTTGTCCATATACGCCGGGCGGGGCAGGTCAGTTATTGCCCAGATACCGGGTCTGCACGCGCGTCCAGTCTTCGCTGCGCAGGTAGGTCAGAAGGGCGCGGTTCATCGGTTCGCGCAGTTCAGAGTCGGTGGGCAGGGCGATGCCATAGTCCTGTCGCCCGATGGCATCTTCGAGAATGCGCACTTCGCCCTCGTAGTTTTGCATCGCGATATATTGCATCAGCGGCTTGTCATAGACAAACGCGCCGATCTGCCCTTCCAAAAGCGCGCCGAACCCGTCCGCGACGTTGTCGTAATGCGCGATGCGCAGGCCGCGCGCGGCCATTTCATCCGCGCCCGTCGTGTCGCTTACGACACCGACACGGTAGTTTTTCAGGTCCGAAACACTCTGGATCGGGGTGCCGAGACTGCCGACCGTCAACGATGCGGCGATGGCGGCGGTAAAGCTGGCGACGATCAGCATGGCGGTGAACATCCAGATCACCCCGACGATCCGCCCGCCCAGTGTCCGCGGCGCCTTGTCGCCATATCCGACGGTGGTCATTGTGACAGCGGCCCACCAGAACCCATCGCCCAGGCCTTGCGCCGTGTCCTTGGGAAATTCCTCGTTATGGCCGCGCTCGAACGCCCAGACGGCGGCGCCGGCGATCAGCAGGACGGTGGACAGCGTGGCGATGGCGACGGCAAACTGCCAAGTAAAGAGGTTGCGTACCACCTGAAACCAGCCAGTGCCGGCCTCCGGGTCGACGGCGATGCCCAGACCGGTGGTATAGTAGGGAAAGGTGAAATCCAGCGCAGCCTCGCGCGCGGGGGTGATGGTGATGGCGGCAGCGGCTGCATCCACCTCGCCTGCCTCGACGGCACTCAGCATGCCACTCAGCGTGTCTTCGCGCCATTCGACGGCGCGGCCCAGATCGGCGGCTACGGCGGTGACGACGTCGATGGCGATGCCAGTCCATTCACCGCCCGCCCCGACAAAGGCAAAAGGCGGCACGTCCTTGGTCGCGATGATCAGCGGGCCGGTCTCCTGCGCCGATTGCGGCGTTGGGGCGGCGCCCTGTTGCTGCGCGATCGCGGGAAGCGCGCCCAGAAGCAGGGCGAAAATCAAGGCGAATGCACGGGCGGGGGCACGTGTTTTGGTTGTCGGCACGGCGTGCGGTCTCCCTTGTTTCCGGATGACGCGCCTTATCGGTATTTGCGGCAGTAGGTGCAAGGGTACAGCGCGCTTTGTCTCTACCCTGCGAAACGCTGCGACCAACAGGGCAGCACATCCCCGGGTGCGGGCCGCGCCATATAGATGGCGCGCGCGATGGCGCGGGCCAGACATGTCGCAGCGGCATGGCCCAGCAGCAGCGTGTCGCGCGCCGGATCGTTCAAATCGTGCGCGCCTGTGCTGGCGGCAAAGACCAGATCACCGTCCATCGGCGTGTGTGACGGCAGCAAGGCCCGCGCCATGCCGTCATGGGCGGCAGTGGCCATGCGCGTGCATTGCGCTTGGCCAAGGGCGGCATCGGTGGCGACGATGGCGATGGTGGTGTTTGCGTCATCGCCCATCTTGGTGCGCGGCAGATGCACCTTGCCATAGTCGCGCGCAGGGCCGAGACCGCCGAACTCATTCCCGATCTCGAACGGCGCGGCCCAGAACTGCGGGCCGTCCGCCACGGTCGCCGATCCCAGCGCGTTAACCGCCACCAGCGCGCCGACGACATGCCCCGAGGGCAGAACGCAGGACGCCGACCCCAGCCCCCCCTTCAGCGTTGCCGTCAACGCACCGGTTCCGGCGCCCACGCTGCCCAGATCGAAACGGGTATCGCAGGCGGCCAGCGCCGCAGCGCCCAGCGGCCCATAGGGGTTTTGGGTCCACCCCTTGGCCCCGCCATTCAGCAGATCGAACAGGATCGCCGCCGGCACGATCGGCACGCGGACATCCCCCACGGCATAGCCGCGCCCGGCGGCCCGCAGCGCATCCGTCACCCCCGATGCCGCGTCCAGCCCAAAGGCCGAGCCGCCCGAAAGCACGAGCGCATCGACCTGTTGCACCGTGCGGTCCGGGGCCAGCAGATCCGTCTCGCGCGTGCCGGGGGCGCCGCCCATGACGTGCACGCCCGCCGTGAACGGCGTATCCGCCGTCAGCACCGTGACGCCCGATTTCAACGCGCCATCGCTGGCGTTGCCGACGCGCAGCCCCGGCACGTCGGTCAACAGGTTTTGGGGGCCGGTCTGGATGCGCATCATGTGGCCTTTCATCACTTTGCAAAATACCTTGCCAGAATCTGTGAAATCGGCAACAACAGCATCAGGTTTGAGCGGTGGCGCCGCTCGCCCGAATCGGGTCAAAGCCGCATAATCAAACAGTCCTGAACGCCGGGACCTTTCTTTTTCTAGGAGGGTCGAAATGACTGAACGTCCAGAAATGTACCGTTTTCACAACGGCGAAAAGGCAGCACTTCAATTCGAGGCGTCCGAGTATGACGCGCGCTTGAAGAAACTGCGCGCGCGCATGTCCGATCTGGGTGTCGACGTGGCCGTGTTCACCTCGATGCACAATATCGCCTATTATTCCGGTTTTCTCTATTGCTCGTTCGGTCGCCCCTACGGTTTGGTCGTCACGGCCGATCAGGATGTGACCATTTCCGCCGGGATCGACGCAGGTCAGCCCTGGCGCCGCAGCCACGGCGACAACATCACCTACACCGACTGGCAGCGCGACAATTACTGGCGCGCGATCCTGTCCGTATCGGGTGAGGGCAAAGTCGTCGGCTATGAGGCCGATCACCTGACGCTGCTGCAGAAATCCAAGCTGGACAGCTTCCTCAAGCCATCCAAATCGGTCGACATCGCGCCCACCACGATGGTGCAGCGTATGGCCAAAAGCCAGGCCGAACTGGATCTGATCCGTCGCTGCTGCAAGGTCGCTGATGTCGGCGGCTATGCCATCAAGGACGCGATCAGCGTCGGCACGCGCGAAATCGACGTGGCCATCGCAGGCCGTGACGCAATGGAGCTGGAGATCGCCAAGGAATTTCCGGATGCGGAATACCGTGACAGCTGGGTCTGGTTCCAGTCGGGCATCAACACCGACGGCGCGCACAACCCCGTCACCGCGCGCAAGCTGGAAACCGGCGATATCCTGTCGCTGAACACCTTCCCGATGATCAGCGCCTACTACGTCGCGCTGGAGCGCACGATGTTCGTGGGCGAGGTCGACGACGCGTCGCTGAAGATCTGGGAGGCGAATATTGCCGCGCACGAATACGGCATGAGCCTGCTCAAGCCCGGTGCAACCTGCTCGGAGATCACGCACAAGATCAATACCTTCCTCGAAGAGCGTCAGCTGCTGCAGTACCGCACCTTCGGCTATGGCCACAGCTTTGGCATCCTGTCGCATTACTACGGCCGCGAGGCGGGTCTGGAACTGCGCGAGGATATCGACACGGTGCTGGAGCCCGGCATGGTCATCTCGATGGAGCCGATGCTGACCATCGCGGACGATCAGCCCGGTGCAGGGGGCTATCGCGAGCATGACGTTCTGATCATCACCGAAGACGGCAACGAGGACATCACCGGCTATCCCTACGGCCCGGATTTCAACGTCGTCGGCTAGGGCTGGTTTCACATGACCTGAAAGGGGGGCGGCCTGTCATGGGCCGCCCCTTGCCAGATGTGTTGCACCGCCGCCGGGGTTGCTTATGCCTAACTTTGCCGCCGTATGGCGTAGTTTGCGGTGGCGATTGCGAACTGTCTATCAGCGTTAACCGCCAGCTTGCTTCGCGTAGTCCTCGGCGTCGAACCAACCGCGGGACGCAATTACCTTGAGGTCACCGTCAAGCTCCCACTCTTCCCAACCGCGGATATTCAAGGGATTGCCAGTGGTCGCTGCATGGCCGGTAAAGGTCCAGACGAAGATGGCGTGATTGCCCGAACAACGAACATCATCACAAGTCAGTGAGAGATCGGGGACATCGGCGTAAAAGCCCGCTGCCATCTCGCGCACGCGCGATCGCCCTGTCCAAGGTTCTCCGCGATTGATGATGATTTCGCCCTCCGGCGCGTAGAAAGATGCCACAGCATCCGCAGATTTCGAGTTCCAGGCAGCCGTATAGTCGGCGGCAATACCTTCTATTACCTTCGGATCGATCATGTGTCGGCCCTCCCAAGCCTGCGAGCGTACATCCTGCCACGAAAATTTACCACATGCGGACGCTGATCGAGTGGCAAGGACCGCTCAGGGCGCGCAGCGGGCCATGCGAGGTTGCGCACCGCACCTGACGCCGTGCGCAATCTACAACACCTCCGGTAAGGAGCGCGTCCAATTCATCCGCTATTGCGCGGCGACGATACTGGTGCGCCGGGTCCGCGCGGGTCACAAGATGCTGCGCCATTGTGCCGCTGCACCACTTGATGTTTCCATGTGGCGCGATTCCGCAGTAACATGAAAAATATAACCAAACGGCGGAGACAAAGTGCTGGCACTGCTCAAGCTCATTCTCATCGGCGGGGCCGTCCTGACGGTGATTTATATTGTGCTGTCGCTCTGGTCGCGGCGGGTACGGCGCGGCAAGCTGGACCGCGAATGGCAGGATACGGGCCGTCCGGGCGCGCGCGATGCCTATATCGAGGCGGGATTGAAGGAATATGATGGGTCGGTGCGACGAAAACTGATCTGGGGCGTTTACATTGTGCCGGTGATCGTGATCACAGCGATCGTGTATTTGACGAATTTCAAGTGAGGGGGGCTGAATGGTCTACATAAAATGGGTTTTCTGGGGCGTGTTCTGGGTGATCATTCTCGCATTCCTGAACTACACACTGCCGCAGCACGATATCGCGCGCATCACAGACACATATGAAAAGCGCGTCGATTTCGGCGAAAACTCGATTTTCTGGGCCGAGTCAAGCAGCGGCAATGCCGTCGCGCCGTCAAGCCGGGACGTCTTCTTCATTCAGGCGTTCCGCACCAACGACAAGCCGATGATCTACCGCAACGAGGATACTGGTTGGGGCTGGCCGCCCTATTTCAAATTCGACACGTCGAATCTTCAGGCCGAAGCGTCTGACCTGATCTCTAAAAGAAGCGCCGGGTCGCCACAGTGGGTATTGATCACGCATTACGGATGGCGCAACGAATTCTTTTCGATCTTCCCTAACGCGATCTCGGTAAAGGCGGTCGAGGGGCCGGACGTGCGTATCATCCCGTGGTTGAACATCATCATCCTGACGTTTTTGGCCGCCCTTTCCTGGGGTATCTGGGCCCGATGGAACAAATTCTGGGCGCGCCGCGAAAAGCGCAAGTTTGACGAATATACCGATGGCTGGGGTTAGGATCCTTGCGAAAGGCCTGCCCCCGGCATCGGGCCAGATTGCGCGTCCGATAGGTCCAGTCTAACATCAGGCCATGGCAATCCCGGTCGAGACGTTTTTCCTCAGCCCTGATGGGGCAGGCACGCTTCAGGCGCGCATCCAGCAGATGATCGCCGAGGGCATCCTGTCGGGTCGGCTGAAAAAGGGCGAGCGGCTGCCGTCATCGCGCAGCCTTGCCACGCATCTGGGCGTCAGCCGCATGACCGTGACGCTGGCCTATAGCGACCTTCAGGCGAACGACTATCTGGCGGCGCGCGACCGCTCGGGCCATTATATATCGGATACCGCGCCCGAACCGCCGCGCTTTGCCTCGCGCCATCCGGGGCAGGACCGCATCGACTGGTCCCGCGCGCTGGGGCAGCGTTTTTCCGGCGGGGCGACGCCGGACCGGCCGCTGAACTGGGCCGATTATCCATATCCTTTCCTCTACGGGCAGACCGACCCAAAGCTGTTCGATCACGCCAACTGGCGCCATTGCGCGCTGCGGGCGCTGGGCATGCGGGATTTTCATGCGCAGGCCACCGACTACTACGATCAGGACGATCCACAGCTGATCGAATTCATCACCCGTCATACGCTGCCAAGGCGCGGCATTCTGGCCGAGCCAGATGAAATTCTGGTGACGATGGGCGCGCAGAACGCGCTATGGCTGACCGCGCAGGTGCTGCTGACCCAGCGGCGCACGGCGGTGGTCGAAGACCCCTGCTATCACGGGCTGCGCGATATCCTGACGCAGTCGCGCTGTCATACCGCCGCCGTCCCGGTGGATGCGCGTGGTCTGCGCCCCGGCGCGCTGCCGGATCATGCCGACGTGATATTCACCACGCCCAGCCACCAATGCCCGACCAACGCCACCATGCCGATGGCGCGCCGTCGCGCGCTGCTGGCATCGGCGCGGGACATGGACGCGCTGATCGTCGAGGATGATTACGAGTTCGAAATGGCGTTTTTGAACGCGCCATCGCCGTCGCTGAAATCGCTCGATCGCGATGGGCGGGTGATTTATGTCGGCAGCTTTTCCAAGTCGATCTTTCCGGGTCTGCGGCTGGGTTATCTGGTCGGGCCGCGCCCCTTCATCCGCGAGGCGCGCGCGCTGCGCGCCAGCGTGCTGCGCCACCCGCCCGGCCTGATGCAGCGCACGGCGGCCTATTTTCTCAGCCTTGGGCATTATGACAGCCTGATCCGCCGCATGTCGCGCGCCTATGGCGAACGCCGGCGCGTGATGGAGGCGGCGCTGGCGCAGCATGGCCTGACCGTCGCGGGGCGTGGCGAGCATGGCGGATCGTCCATCTGGATGCGTGCGCCCGAGGGTGTGGATATGGGCGCCGTCGCGGTCAGTCTGCGCAGCCACGGCGTGCTGATCGAGCCGGGCGCCTCGTTTTTCCACGGCGATGCCCCGCCGCGCAATTATTACCGCCTCGCCTATTCGTCGATCCCGTCACAGCGCATCGGCGCTGGCATCGCCCTGATCGCCGAAGCGCTGAGAGAATAGAGGTGACAACGGGAACGAAATTCTGCTTACTTTGGCAGGGATAGGATATGTTTCCGCCCAAACCGCTGGAAGGGTCTGCCGCCGTGCCGCATCATCAGCCCGATCTTGACCTCAGCCCGCCGGTTTCGGACGAGGTGCGCAAGACGACCTGCTACATGTGCGCCTGCCGCTGCGGCATCAATGTGCACATGAAGGAGAG
This window harbors:
- a CDS encoding Hsp20 family protein, with amino-acid sequence MRNFDLAPLYRATVGFDQIADMMDRVLTSDVAQPTYPPYNIEKTADDGWRISIAVAGFAEDDLSVELREGALIVSAQKADDGEERTYLHRGIATRAFERRFQLADHVRVTGAAHADGMLHVDLVREVPEALKPRRIAIESRSASNKDVLDTKAVN
- a CDS encoding serine protease → MLALTWAVLTVPAAQAQDTGLRRLDTGDDGRGWEGVGRLDLAGRGFCTGALIAPDLVLTAAHCLYDKATGARLEDEKIEFLAGWRNGHASAYRWVRRAVVHPSYAFGGVAAASRVRDDVALLELRHPIRNARVVPFGTDKRPRTGQRVGVVSYARGRADVPSLQEVCDVMANQEGVLVMSCDVDFGSSGAPIFTFDGGAPRVVSVVSAMADVDGQKVSLGTQLELPLKVLRAELASGGVMRAGSRPYMAAVAQPRRTGAKFAKP
- the glcF gene encoding glycolate oxidase subunit GlcF, giving the protein MQTHFTPEQLADPDTERSNAILRACVHCGFCTATCPTYQVLGDELDSPRGRIYLIKDMLENDRIPDARTVLHIDRCLSCLACMTTCPSGVHYMHLVDHARAYIEERYKRPLGERALRWMLARILPYPMRFRLALLGAKAARPFARLMPDARLRAMLEMAPEQIPPVSRNDDPQSFAPAAPRRKRVALMTGCAQKALNTDINDATIRLLTRLGCEVVVAKGAGCCGALVHHMGKTGESHAAAASNIRAWSAEMNGGGLDAIVINTSGCGTTVKDYGHMLRDDALAVDAARVSARAMDVTELLAQLDLPEGAPKGLTVAYHAACSLQHGQQIKTLPKDLLKRAGFAVVEPSDSHLCCGSAGTYNLMQPEISRQLKDRKIQTLEARAPDIIAAGNIGCMMQIGSGTDVPVVHTVELLDWATGGPVPPSLAGRVRVTPDA
- a CDS encoding FAD-linked oxidase C-terminal domain-containing protein, producing the protein MEMPTPDAEIVARKPQIVQRLSAALPPGTIISDVAETRAYECDALSAYRCPPLAVALPRTTDEVATVLRLCNEMRVPIVPRGAGTSLAGGSLPTADCVVLGVARLNAVLETDLPNRTIRVGSGRTNLSVTGAVEADGFFYAPDPSSQLACAIAGNIAMNSGGAHCLKYGVTTNNLLGVTLVTMDGTVHDIGGAYMDAGGLDLLALICGSEGQLGVVTEATLRILPKPEGARPVLIGYDSSEVAGACVSDIIKAGVLPVAIEFMDSPCIRATEAFAHAGYPDCEALLIVEVEGSPAEIDEQLEIILEIARRHDPVELRESASAEESARIWLGRKSAFGAMGQMGDYMCLDGTIPVSQLPFVLRRIGELSDEFGLKVGNVFHAGDGNMHPLIIYDANTPGQLEKCEAFGAEILKLCVEVGGCLTGEHGVGIEKRDLMKYQYAPEDLDMQMAVKDVFDPGWLLNPAKVFPLAQSAARRMAAQ
- a CDS encoding FAD-binding protein, with amino-acid sequence MRPETEQELAQMVAGAAGPLRIVGGGTRSYGLAQGEVLSTAGLSGVTLYEPGALTLVARAGTPLAEVEALLAREGQCLPFEPMDHRVLLGGEGMPTIGGVVAGNVSGPRRISVGACRDFLLGVRFVDGMGRVLKNGGRVMKNVTGYDLARLMAGSHGTLGVLSEVSLKVLPVARASATLALDGLEPARAVAALSRALGSPYEVSGATHVVAGAARTLLRLEGFAASVAYRAERLSSLLAEFGDWQVLADAGDVWRDVRDVAALQGAGDVWRLSTRPSDAPALAACVPGADAVFDWGGGLIWLRVPEGTDLRAELCRFDGHATLVRASPETKLRLGVFPRSAAPLAAIEAGLRARFDPRGIFTPGLMAPGGRGI